From Polaribacter butkevichii, a single genomic window includes:
- a CDS encoding glutaredoxin family protein, producing the protein MKIVLYGKQGHAYTVAFKNFLNSTDEPYVYKDISKDAEAREHSKELYGGVAKFPTLFVDDKVYLTPTTEEFNKIMQDLNLRA; encoded by the coding sequence ATGAAGATTGTATTATACGGTAAACAAGGACATGCATACACCGTTGCTTTTAAAAATTTCTTAAACTCAACCGATGAACCTTATGTTTACAAAGACATTTCTAAAGATGCAGAAGCAAGAGAACACAGCAAAGAATTGTATGGTGGCGTAGCTAAATTTCCAACATTGTTTGTAGATGATAAAGTCTATTTAACACCAACAACGGAAGAGTTTAATAAAATTATGCAAGATTTAAATTTAAGAGCGTAA
- a CDS encoding pirin family protein: protein MKKILHKSATRGYANHGWLKSHHTFSFANYQNPERMNFGMLRVLNDDVVQPKMGFGTHPHKNMEIISIPISGSLSHKDSMDNKRSIEVGEVQVMSAGTGLTHSEFNDSKTDEVNFLQLWIIPEAENVTPYYNQKMFDEAERKDKFQVLVSPKDKLVEGSLPINQQGYISLVDLDKDSEITYQPKKGVYFFLIEGEVIVADEILEKRDAIGITDAKNISIKANSSSKLLVVDVPMF from the coding sequence ATGAAAAAAATACTTCACAAATCAGCAACAAGAGGATATGCAAACCATGGTTGGTTAAAATCTCATCACACATTTAGCTTTGCAAATTATCAAAATCCAGAAAGAATGAATTTTGGTATGTTACGTGTTTTAAACGATGATGTTGTACAACCAAAAATGGGGTTTGGCACACATCCTCATAAAAATATGGAAATCATTTCTATACCCATTTCAGGAAGCTTATCTCACAAAGATAGTATGGATAATAAACGCTCAATAGAAGTTGGAGAAGTACAAGTAATGAGTGCCGGAACCGGTTTAACGCATTCAGAATTTAATGATAGTAAAACAGATGAAGTTAATTTTTTACAACTTTGGATTATTCCTGAAGCAGAAAATGTAACACCATATTACAATCAAAAAATGTTTGATGAAGCAGAACGAAAAGATAAATTTCAAGTTTTGGTTTCTCCAAAAGACAAGCTAGTAGAAGGTTCTTTACCTATAAACCAGCAAGGTTATATTTCTTTGGTAGATTTAGATAAAGATTCAGAAATTACATATCAACCAAAAAAAGGAGTCTATTTTTTCTTAATTGAAGGAGAAGTTATTGTAGCAGACGAGATTCTAGAAAAAAGAGATGCTATAGGAATTACAGATGCAAAAAATATTTCTATTAAGGCAAATAGTTCAAGTAAGTTGTTAGTTGTAGATGTACCTATGTTTTAA
- a CDS encoding NADPH-dependent 2,4-dienoyl-CoA reductase, whose amino-acid sequence MKYKHIFEPLDLGFTTLKNRILMGSMHTGLEEEKNGLDRIAAYYAERAKGGVGLIVTGGIAPNIQGWTAPFSSRMSTKKHAKEHQKITAAVHKEGGKICMQILHAGRYGYHPFNVAPSKIKSPITPFKPFKLNQSGINRTIRDFVNSARLSKEAGYDGVEIMGSEGYLINQFIAKRTNKRTDAWGGNYENRMRLPIELVKQTREAVGKEFIIIYRLSMLDLVENGSSWEEVVQLGKEIEKAGATIINTGIGWHEARIPTIATSVPRAAFTWVTKKMKEELSIPLITSNRINMPETAEKILAEGDADMVSMARPFLADPEWVNKAAADKSDEINTCIGCNQACLDHVFQQKVASCLVNPRACHETELVYYQTVFKKKIAVIGAGPAGLAAATIAAERGHAVTLFDAEKEIGGQFNIAKQIPGKEEFYETLRYFNKQIEIHKVTVKLNTRVATDDLLKSDFDEIIIATGIKPRALKIEGIEHPKVLSYIDVLKYKKPVGKRVAVIGAGGIGFDVSEYLTHEGESTSLNIDAWLKEWGIDKSLEARAGIEDVKPEFHPSPREVFMFKRSKGKFGGNLGKTTGWIHRSTLKKKKVQFIGEVSYTKIDDKGLHYIQNEEAKILEVDNIVICAGQVPFKELYQPLLDAGKNVHVIGGADFASELDAKRAINQGARLAANL is encoded by the coding sequence ATGAAATATAAACACATTTTTGAACCATTAGATTTAGGATTCACAACTTTAAAAAATAGAATTCTAATGGGGTCTATGCATACCGGTTTAGAAGAAGAAAAAAATGGATTAGATAGAATTGCAGCATATTATGCAGAAAGAGCAAAAGGTGGCGTAGGTTTAATTGTTACAGGAGGAATTGCACCTAACATACAAGGTTGGACCGCTCCTTTTTCGTCTAGAATGTCTACCAAAAAACACGCAAAGGAACATCAGAAAATAACTGCAGCAGTGCATAAAGAAGGCGGTAAAATTTGTATGCAAATATTACATGCTGGCCGTTATGGGTACCATCCGTTTAATGTTGCTCCATCAAAAATTAAATCACCCATAACACCTTTTAAACCCTTTAAATTAAACCAATCCGGAATTAATAGAACCATTAGAGATTTTGTAAACTCTGCTAGATTATCAAAAGAAGCAGGTTATGATGGTGTAGAAATTATGGGGTCCGAAGGCTATTTAATCAATCAGTTTATAGCCAAAAGAACTAATAAAAGAACAGATGCTTGGGGTGGGAATTATGAAAACAGAATGCGTTTGCCTATTGAGTTGGTAAAGCAAACAAGAGAAGCTGTTGGTAAAGAGTTTATTATTATTTACCGATTATCGATGTTAGATTTGGTAGAAAATGGCTCTTCTTGGGAAGAGGTGGTTCAATTAGGAAAAGAGATAGAAAAAGCAGGAGCAACCATTATTAATACGGGTATTGGTTGGCACGAAGCAAGAATACCAACCATTGCCACATCAGTTCCTAGAGCTGCATTTACTTGGGTTACAAAAAAAATGAAAGAAGAATTATCCATTCCTTTGATAACTTCTAATAGAATAAATATGCCAGAAACTGCAGAGAAAATATTAGCAGAAGGAGACGCAGATATGGTTTCTATGGCACGTCCTTTTTTAGCAGATCCAGAATGGGTAAATAAAGCAGCAGCAGATAAAAGTGATGAAATAAACACCTGTATTGGTTGTAATCAGGCGTGTTTAGATCATGTATTTCAACAAAAAGTAGCCAGTTGTTTGGTAAATCCAAGAGCTTGTCATGAAACAGAATTGGTGTATTATCAAACTGTGTTTAAAAAGAAAATAGCGGTAATTGGAGCAGGTCCTGCAGGATTAGCTGCAGCTACCATTGCGGCAGAAAGAGGTCATGCTGTTACTTTGTTTGATGCAGAAAAAGAAATTGGAGGTCAATTTAACATTGCAAAACAAATTCCTGGTAAAGAAGAGTTTTATGAAACGTTACGATACTTTAATAAACAAATTGAAATTCATAAGGTAACTGTAAAATTAAATACAAGAGTTGCAACAGATGATTTATTGAAGTCTGATTTTGACGAAATTATAATTGCAACAGGAATTAAACCAAGAGCATTAAAAATAGAAGGAATTGAGCATCCAAAAGTGTTGAGTTATATTGATGTTTTAAAATACAAAAAACCAGTAGGAAAAAGAGTTGCCGTAATTGGAGCAGGAGGAATTGGTTTTGATGTTTCAGAGTATTTAACACATGAAGGCGAATCTACATCACTAAATATAGATGCTTGGTTAAAAGAATGGGGAATAGATAAATCTTTAGAAGCAAGAGCAGGAATTGAAGATGTAAAGCCAGAATTTCATCCATCGCCAAGAGAAGTTTTTATGTTTAAAAGAAGTAAAGGAAAGTTTGGAGGCAATCTTGGTAAAACTACCGGTTGGATTCACAGATCTACTTTAAAGAAAAAGAAAGTCCAATTTATTGGCGAAGTTTCTTACACAAAAATTGATGACAAAGGTTTGCATTATATTCAAAATGAAGAAGCAAAAATTTTAGAAGTAGATAATATTGTTATCTGTGCTGGTCAAGTTCCTTTTAAAGAATTATATCAACCTTTATTAGATGCAGGCAAAAACGTACATGTTATTGGTGGAGCAGATTTTGCAAGCGAATTAGATGCAAAAAGAGCCATAAACCAAGGGGCAAGATTAGCTGCAAATCTGTAA
- a CDS encoding MarR family winged helix-turn-helix transcriptional regulator translates to MGDISKDIKSTFKSNKLKAFINIKYTANWISSRENEFFKPYAISPQQYNILRILRGAKDRIKVQIVKDRMIERAPNATRLMDKLYDKNLIERERCEEDRRVVYVRITKLGLELLTNIDENKTLSFLDNLTDEEALTLSNLLDKLR, encoded by the coding sequence ATGGGAGATATTTCTAAAGACATAAAATCTACGTTTAAAAGCAATAAATTAAAAGCTTTTATCAATATAAAATACACGGCAAATTGGATTAGCAGTAGAGAAAATGAGTTCTTTAAACCGTATGCTATTTCGCCACAACAGTATAACATTCTTAGAATTTTACGTGGTGCAAAAGACAGAATTAAAGTACAGATAGTAAAAGATAGAATGATAGAAAGAGCGCCAAATGCAACACGTTTAATGGATAAGCTCTACGATAAAAACTTAATTGAAAGAGAGCGTTGCGAAGAAGACAGAAGAGTCGTATATGTTAGAATAACAAAGTTGGGTTTAGAATTATTAACAAATATCGATGAAAATAAAACGTTGTCTTTTTTAGATAATCTTACCGATGAAGAAGCTTTAACATTAAGTAATTTGTTAGATAAATTACGCTAA
- the lpxD gene encoding UDP-3-O-(3-hydroxymyristoyl)glucosamine N-acyltransferase, giving the protein MKLFSIEEITTLVSGEQIGHCKDIINAPAQIENAIKGNITFIGSSKYARLWENSNASLAIVYDGIKILPGEGKAFIKVKNADLAMAVLLEAFEPEPPYFETDIHPTAVIDKTAKLGKGCKIGANSYIGKDVVLGDHVTVYPNVSIFDDTTIGNETVIWSGTVIRERSKIGSHCIFHINVSIGADGFGYRPSNDGRGLVKIIHIGNVVIGNAVEIGANSCVDRGKFSSTILGDGCKIDNLVQIGHNCVLGRCCIMAGHSGLAGSVTLGDGVIIGGSASIKDHVTIHSGAKVGAGSGVISDVAAGTSVVGYPACNSREKMKQWVALRKLGRN; this is encoded by the coding sequence ATGAAATTATTTTCCATTGAAGAAATAACAACACTTGTAAGCGGTGAGCAAATTGGTCATTGTAAAGATATCATTAATGCTCCAGCGCAAATAGAAAATGCCATTAAAGGTAATATAACTTTTATAGGAAGTTCTAAATATGCGCGTTTATGGGAAAACTCAAATGCGAGTTTAGCTATTGTTTACGATGGAATAAAAATTTTACCGGGAGAAGGAAAAGCATTTATAAAAGTAAAAAATGCAGATTTGGCAATGGCCGTTTTATTAGAGGCATTTGAACCAGAACCACCGTATTTTGAAACAGACATTCATCCAACAGCCGTAATAGATAAAACAGCAAAATTAGGAAAAGGATGTAAAATTGGCGCGAATTCTTATATAGGTAAAGATGTAGTTTTAGGTGATCATGTAACCGTTTACCCAAATGTATCTATTTTTGATGACACTACTATTGGAAACGAAACGGTTATTTGGTCTGGTACTGTTATTCGAGAACGCAGTAAAATAGGAAGTCATTGTATTTTTCACATCAATGTAAGTATTGGTGCAGATGGTTTTGGTTATAGACCAAGTAATGATGGTAGAGGTTTGGTTAAAATAATACATATTGGTAATGTAGTTATTGGTAATGCGGTAGAAATTGGCGCAAATTCTTGTGTAGATCGAGGTAAATTTAGTTCTACAATTTTAGGAGATGGTTGCAAGATTGATAACTTGGTACAAATAGGTCATAATTGTGTGTTAGGAAGGTGTTGTATTATGGCAGGACACAGTGGTTTAGCGGGGTCTGTTACTTTAGGAGATGGTGTAATTATTGGCGGAAGTGCTTCTATAAAAGATCATGTTACCATACACTCTGGCGCAAAAGTTGGTGCAGGTTCTGGTGTTATTAGTGATGTAGCAGCAGGTACATCGGTAGTTGGTTATCCGGCTTGTAATTCTAGAGAAAAAATGAAACAGTGGGTGGCTTTGCGCAAACTAGGAAGAAACTAA